The following are from one region of the Mangifera indica cultivar Alphonso chromosome 14, CATAS_Mindica_2.1, whole genome shotgun sequence genome:
- the LOC123195404 gene encoding circumsporozoite protein-like: MCSKAFLLLGLFAATLLLISSAVVARDLAQTSTEKQNAKESTRTNGVDKAKYGDNGRYEPQCVFPLYPPPVPPPPPPCNIPISPPPCNIPISPPPCGYCRAPAGGLVPPGAGGLVPPGAGGLVPPGAGGLVPPGAGGLVPPGAGGLVPPGASQAVEPRE; encoded by the exons atgtgCTCTAAGGCGTTCCTTCTCTTGGGTCTTTTTGCGGCTACATTACTTCTCATCTCTTCGGCGGTGGTAGCTAGAGACTTGGCTCAGACTTCTACCGAGAAGCAAAATG CCAAGGAATCAACAAGGACAAATGGAGTAGATAAAGCCAAGTATGGTGATAACGGAAGATACGAGCCACAATGTGTATTCCCATTGTACCCACCGCCCGTGCCACCTCCCCCGCCACCTTGTAATATTCCAATTTCCCCACCACCATGTAATATTCCAATTTCCCCACCACCATGTGGATACTGTAGAGCTCCAGCTGGTGGATTGGTCCCACCAGGTGCCGGCGGATTGGTCCCACCAGGTGCCGGTGGATTGGTCCCACCAGGTGCCGGCGGATTGGTCCCACCAGGTGCCGGTGGATTGGTCCCACCAGGTGCCGGTGGATTGGTCCCACCAGGCGCCAGCCAGGCGGTGGAGCCCCGGGAATAG
- the LOC123196596 gene encoding glycine-rich RNA-binding protein 10-like: MTVTRAVDTDKETKEVDDSKYYCRRYGCCHWYGHRCERCCSSPEDAKLMNSDAMPQNSYQVNDMKSPDGENGGWYGGGGYGGGGHGGGGHGGGGHGGWHGGSGYGGGGHGGGGHGEWHGAGGHGKGHGGGWSGGAASEIKP, from the exons ATGACTGTAACTCGTGCAGTGGATACAGACAAGGAAACGAAGGAAGTAGATGATTCCAAATACTACTGCAGAAGATATGGCTGTTGCCATTGGTACGGCCATCGATGCGAAAGGTGCTGTTCATCACCTGAGGACGCCAAGCTGATGAACTCTGATGCCATGCCTCAAAACT CCTACCAGGTGAATGATATGAAGAGTCCTGATGGCGAAAACGGAGGATGGTATGGTGGTGGCGGTTATGGAGGCGGCGGACATGGAGGTGGGGGACATGGAGGTGGTGGACATGGAGGATGGCATGGGGGTAGCGGTTATGGAGGTGGTGGCCATGGAGGTGGTGGACATGGAGAATGGCATGGTGCTGGCGGACATGGAAAAGGGCATGGTGGTGGCTGGTCTGGAGGCGCAGCAAGTGAAATAAAGCCATGA